The sequence ggaaAATGTAATGTCaagtgcttcattgagatgagtgattccgtttccgataggaacggacgccccagaattatgttgtaggccaacgggagatcaacaattgcgaattctagatcacctcgccattttagattcttatcgcccatttctgcttccaacaccacttgtccacttgtttgagacgattgacctccaaaaccagttacatccatgaatgtatgttccactcgctcgtcattaattcccaacttgttgaatgcagtccgagtaataacattacaagaactgccagtatcaataaggacccgcttgacgtcccatccttctacagccatcgtaatcaccaaaacatccgcatgcggctccgtgattcgcgcgaatgagtaattgagggcatcccccctatgcgtgttgctttttcgctgttcacggcgagccctttttgttggcggctcatagatcccgccagctatcatgtttatcacccctttcttctgcttcttttcgggccttgcttctccctcatgcgggagcgttattttctcatcaatcgtttttttcttacgaattggcctagcttgcccctctcaatcagcttttctatttccttcttcagttcatagcaatcgttcgtgtcatggccgttcaatctgtggaacctgcaatatttgttaggatatcgccccaaactagttcggcctttcgcctcggggaaccgcacatccttcttcagggggttcttttcgatccaaagtaacacctcctggcgagtcgtattcaatggtgtttgatatcctcccGCTTGAAAGGAGCGGTCGCCTctgcgaacaaaattacccttggactgggtctggcgtcgattgtccgaagtggatctagcagcatctctctctctccgggtttgagctctatgttctctgttgacatcgtccacttccatgaattcctttgctatcttcatgagttcggccactgtgcgcggcttgttgcggatgatttcctctcgcatgctccaatccgtggttccatccgccatgatgttgcggatgctcacgatatccgggttctgcaaccgcaccagaatatcgttgaatgcgacaacaaattcccttagggaattatagttcctctgtttgatctccttcagctgcctatccgtcacatctgccgctttacagcccacgaacttggcacagaaatcacgactgtattgattccagttgtgaatagattcagcaggtaaagaccgaaaccaatcagatgccgctccgcccaaagtggtcgagaataatctgcaaattatactttcactcgctcccgcaacatccattaattctctgtagttcctgacatgagcctcaggatcagaattaggatccccatagtatttaggtatcgccggggcctttatcctgtgatctggtATAAATTCTCACAACGACagagcaaaaggcgaatcactctgcacctctgctctcgccctaggcgtgtaccccattcgctccatcatgttccgtagttgatcttccaactcaAGATTGGGTATTCGCCGaacctcttccatccgctgctggtgaactctaggtggcatccacccgccaattgatgttgagatttgttctcgccgtggttctagccgtcgtccggttataggatcaaagttccaggtGTGCTCCTGCCCAAACGTATTCGCCCCAGACGCCATTAATTCTGAATGCCCGTTAACCAAGGGTTCCGTGTGTTGTAGTGGAAGGATTCCTGGTATTCCCGatgtcggttgggatgtttgccaggtcggatggatcgtcatactaggatcgtgGTACGAGTAGTTACTTGGATGGCTGcgtgggttcatgcgactactctgacctatctgggttagctctcgagatggctgtggaagcgcagatatggcggcagtagtcgatggttgtgtggagacaacaacaggttgttgaggagcagccgccacagCGGTATTATGATCGGCCATTGCggttaacaaactaatcattcgatcccccgccgcttggctcatatttgaagccaagacttgtcctgccatttgcacgaaatcgctattggacatctccatttcattttgcacttgaacctccaataagggactcaattgtcccgaagggcttgacgagctaggcaccacaggctgcgtacttgcaggttgcgaattcgcaatccgtggaccccttgagttcatactagtggatctggttgtaacgccggtcgttcgtgatggttctgacatgttctttgtgtacctttaaccaaatgttggtaaaaaaggtccacgttcaccgcaccaatgataacttgctggatccgatttgatgatctctgccgtagttacctgcaaaacagaaccggagacaggatctccgggaaaactctccgacgatcaaatcagtttttgtaggagggttggtaaattgacaataatattgtgggaaaaatgtgaatgtacctttccccctttggccttagggctttttataagtgttcttaagtaaccgccgagggcggttaccccttccaggtcatgttccgagggcggttactcctttttaggtcatgccccctctcgtggctttcgtggcaacaaacatggtatcgtttgtcctgagtgggagttttaatgctccatttaggaattcggggcggttactcacttcacccgcttcctctattcgggtcccatcccatcttagaccatggatctaagtatgggctgggcccgtgtaatgaattcggcccggtttggcttcgcgggtcatcactaTGTTAGCAAAAAAAAGATACATGTGATCACTTGACAAAATGATACATGTGATCACTTGTTCTAAAGTGTATGCTTAAGAGAATAGGGAAGTTGCTAAGCCATATAGGGTTGTAATGATAACATATAGGTTGGTCGGAAGCAGGCACTAATGGTGTAAGGTGGATGGTGAGTGACGTCAGTGCTAGGAGGATCAATGGATTTCAGTCAATGATGACTGGCGGTTCAGTATGGTTGAATCATAACTCTCAATTTGGCAGTGGCATAATTAGTGGAGATTGACTCAAGGAGAATAGTTTGGGTTAATCAAATGGCATTTGACGAAATAATAAGTAAAGGGAATATTGAAAAGAGTAAGACAGTTAATACTATTTTAAATGAGGAGGTGGTTATACTGGATCCAAAACATAGAAGAATTGAGGAATAATTAAAGGAAGAgacattttcaaaaattaaaaaagaaatggaaGTGGGCTCAAAAAACAGGCCAAAGGTGGGCTCTGCTGGACAAGCGTGCCTATCATTATGAGTATCCTTGATTGAAACTATCGCGGGCTGGGCAACCTATGGTAGGTTCATGTTCTATTGAATCTTGTCTGGGTTAGTAAGCATGTGAAATGAAATTATTTACCTCGTGTTGGAGAAGCTCTAGAATCCAGGAAGCACTTAGTTGGTTAAAAACAAGGGAGTTGATGGATATATTGTTGAGACAAATGCTAAAGTTGTGGTGACCGATCTTGCCCAACCTTCTTTTTGATGTCCTTATAGTCTGGTGTTAGATGGTTGCAGGTGGTTGTTAGGTtcttttaatgatttttttatgtCAGTTTTTGTTAATTGTTCTGCGAATATAATCGCTCATGATCTTGCTATTCTAGGTCAATACTTAGGGCGTGGTCTggtaggggggggggggtggggGAAACCCAAGCTAGCGGTCTTTTCCCACAggtaagggataagtgtaccccgatgtatcaagtaataaatctggtttAGTCCAGGTATtgaatccacgagatttatacctacaagtattaaactactcggttctatttgttatctaagcggtgaatactttagcttTGGGTTTGGATGACAACTATAACTACTCCTACGCTATGGGTGAAACAGACTTGTATAGTTCAAACTCTAATGACGTGATACGGGTAATGATAAGTTACAACATATAATAAATACTATTTCAGAACATATACGAGTAAttgtttactcttgcaaagacgactacgtatAAACTGACCAACCTCGTGAAGTGCTAATATCATAGCTCCCTCTTAAGGCGAttctaattcttaggatcagaaactagggcctgtaagttctgtggcttgtcaattcctacggtttccgggtTGTCGATTCcgataaggcaacacctatatgaatcctaaTGGATTTTGGAGTTTGTAATCAACCTAcgcaataatcaattatcaatatcaaagcAAGTAATAAATAATAACACGTATAAAGAAACtaaaattgcaaatcatatattataactgTGGAATGCGCAaatgcggaatacaaccaagcctagtacataggaagagtgcaagttaattaacaagtaggaatggaagaagaatcagtccttagaactagctaaccggactcaaagccgtctctcaagacatggaggtggaactctcaagCTTGGAGAATGCAGATGGAATGGAACTTCGATGGAGTAACGGAATGATtacacaagctctcaaggtggtagagttttattacacaaaatctggatgtctaaatgagtgctaagcactcctatttatacataaATCAAGCTCGGAGAATAATCGTAATTATAGAGATTTTTGGGATAGTTCACATTTTCTGATGAAGCTCGGAGAATAATCGTAATTATAGAGATCTTTGGGATAGTTCACATTTTCTGATGAAGCTCGGGGCATAATCGTAATTACAAAAGTCTTTGGGATAGTTCACACTTTCTGTTGATAGAAAAGGGGAATAATGGTGAGGAATGATTTACTTGAGTTAGTTTACATGGACATATAACTTCGATAAATATCCAAACATCACAATTATACAATATTTAGGATCGTATAGCATCATGtcatatttgaaaaattataatGAAACAAATTCAATAAAAAGATATATTAGGAAGCCACTCTTACTTCAACTGAATTTATGCAACACAACAACCAAATCAAACTAAAGAAAGGGAAAATGACTCATTAGCAAAAATAGCCTTATTCCTATTAATCCAAATCCCATAAACACATTAAATCGATTAAAAGCAGAAGAACAAGAAATTCCTAATTGAAAATGAAATCCACAATCATAAGAAATCATTATCAAAAGAACAAGTAATACCTATTTGGGGAAAAAATCTTTATATCATACTTGAAAGCAGAAGACGAGTGAAGAAAACTACATGTTGCTGCCGTTGGGGAAGAAAAGCAGAAGAACAAGAAATTCCTAATTGAAAATGAAATCCACAATCATAAGAAATCATTATCAAAAGAACAAGTAATACCTATTTGGGGAAAAAATCTTTATATCATACTTGAAAGCAGAAGACGAGTGAAGAAAACTACATGTTGCTGTCGTTGGGGAAGAAAAGCAGACTTAGAAGTTGGAAGGAAGGACAGACGGACATGGACGAAAATCAGTGATGATCGATCATTTTAGGGTTTCCAGAGGATTTGAAGATTTCAATTTACTCGAATTGGAGATTTAGGGTTCAATTGAAGGCTTGGTTATCGCGGAACATGGGGCTAAAATGGGATCTTTCACTTAGTTGGTTTAATTGGGggattttgatttcaattttttCCCTTTCTTCATAATACAACGACGTCGTTCCACACTTAAGTGAAACGTCATCATTTTGTTAAGAAGGAAGAAAACGAAAATTAAAACAAATGCCTTCACAACTCATCTTCAACCTCTAGACCTAAAACACCATGAACGAACCAGAGAATGGAAAGGGGGCAAATCATCAAATCTCAGAAAATTACTACATGGGTTTTTAAGAATTTCCAGATCTCAGTGGGGGAAGTGCCCCCATTACCTCCTATGTAGATTCGTCCGTGGATGAATGATACTATAGTGGTATACATCGATAAATATATTTTCATAAGTGTAGATGATGAACTTATTTTGcaatgttattaaaaaaaatatataatcgcATGACTCAATTTTTACTTATTTAgtacattttttaatattttggatattttttctttaaatttatcaaaaaaaattgttgTTAAATAATTGAGTCCGAAGTATTAGGGACTCTGGTTCCGCCACTATCGAGCCTATACAAGGTCATGAGAGAGCTGTTGCAGCAAACTTTGATCTCATCCCTTTTAATAACAATAACATATACAGTAACCATAAATGGAAACAATCACGGTTCCTACTAGCCAGGCATGCAATACCTAAGGTGTGAAGTTATATATATGTTCATAAAATATGCATGCATTGTGCTGCCGTATTGGTATTTTCATAACTAAACTAACACAACTCTTCTTTAATAGTATTTTAATAGCTCTTATTAGCTTTTCATATACATATCATTTTCTTAATTAGGCTGAATTAATGAATTTGAAGTTATTTAGACGGTTTCttagtttaattcttaaattaaaatttgagggatagaattaaaaattagttttaatgGTTTTTTTATTGCCTATTCAAATAATTAAGAGCTTTTTAATTCTTTCTATTAATTGAGACTTCTCCCTCCACTGTGTCTAGATCTGTCCATGGATCCGGGTATCTGCTCGGCCCGCTCAGACTCGTGTTTTTTGGACCGGGTTTAGACAATGCTAATCGATGTTAGGCCCAGCTCGGTCCAGATGCGCTAAAacccgcctattttttgggcggacttgggattaataaaaataacacggacCGACCCATCCCGgcccgcctattaatattaattaataaattttatatatttataaatttatatattaaatatttattttcaagtattaaattttattttttatatttaaaaaattatgtatatatgtttagGTGGGTTTATATGGCTTGGGCTtgcgatttgatttttaagcctaAGCCCAGCCTGCCTAAATTACTAGTGGACTGAGCTTCGACGGAGGATTTCTATAGAAAAGACCGTCTGGCCCGGTGCGAGCCCGGCCCAACCCGACCCATGGTCAGGTCTAACTGTGTCTActtatttcattctttttattaataattaataattttaatgataaaataataaatgacAAGTGAATATGAATATTATTGTTAGATATGATATGTATTAATTACTTTTAAATCACcaatagtcaattatttatattatttttagaagaTCATTAAAAGTCTCCCCAAAAATTTGAATTGGTTCTTcttatttattgttttattttgttttgtttttaataaCAAGTACAGCAAGAAAATGGTAAAGAATCATACCTCACAGAATCAATGAAGAAATACAAACGACTATAATGAGCAAAACAAACCATAAAATgtataaataacaaaaaaaaaaatatatatatatatatacttcttGAAAATCAAAATCCGTAAAACTGCAATCCAAATCGGCAAAAACAATCTTCTTATTTATTgttaattaataaaacaataatttatttattttcttggaaaacaaaacaataatttattgattatagAAAAATGAAGATAAATACTAAATGAATTTGAAGTGCAAATAAACAAGGCAACGTTTGTCCCAGCATTCCCACAAAGTCTGGAAAGCAAAAGTTAGAAGGAATAGAGCGCGAAACTAACAGACAACTCaactaagaagaagaagaagaagaaactgcaAGGATTTGTGTGTATACTCTGCTATCTGTTTCATGGCTATggcttcttcctctcttcatccaCTACAACAACAATCTTTCTGCCCCAAATTCCCTCGTCTCTCTCGCAATTGCCCTATTTCCCCTTCTCGCCTCCGCTTTTCCTCTCTCCGCTTCCCATCCACAATTCGCGCCTCTTCTGCTGTTGCTTTTCAATCAGTACAAATTCTACCTTAGTTTTCATCATTTTTCTGTTTCACTTCTCGTTTCCACTCTGTGTGTGTTTTTAATACTTTCGATGGTTGTTTGGATTATTCGATTCGATATGTGCGAGTCTGTTTGGTTGCTGAGAAAAGCAAATTGCTAACATTACCATTTTGACTTTCCGTTTTTTTCCCCTTTTAAATAGGACTCAAGTTCATAGAAACTTTTTTAGTTGTTTCCTTGTGGATTCTTTACTTGAAAATGATAGGTTAGCAACCCCTAAGTGGAATTCATTAGTGTAGTGTTTGAAACCTTGAGGTATGCAAATTGGAAACATCGTATATTATATGAATTAGGCCTAATTGTAAACTGTGAACTTGGTTTATATTATAATCTTGCTTTATCCAGGGGAATTTATTATCCAATTAACGCTTAGTCGTCCTATTTTGGGCAATAAGATGCTGATGAGTTCTAATTTACATTAGTAGACTGAATTTTTGGGCCGAGGCAGAAACAAATCTACTTTCAAATACACTTCTCCTGCAATGCAGAAATTTGTTGATGTATGCTAAGTACAATAAGGAGAAATATTTTTTCACCCCATATTATATCTAGCTTTCTTTATTCAAATACGTAGTTTGATAAAGATTTCTGGTTCCAGGATTTAAACTCACAGCAAAGTCAAACTTTGGAGGCTGACCCTTTTGCATGCCCGGTATGTTATGAGCCTCTGATAAGAAAAGGTCCTCCTGGTTTTAATTTGTAAGTTGGGGTCTTTTTTTGGCATAAATGAACTTattgtttcttttcttctttatctTTTAAGTTTTCTCTAGTGGCTTAAATAACGGCTATAGAATCTTCAGGTCAGCAATATACCGCTCTGGGTTCATGTGTAAGAGTTGCAACAAAACATACTCCAGCAAAGATAACTATCTGGATCTTACAGTTACTGCTGGAATGAAGGAATATACTGAAGCCAGACCTGTTAGGACTGAGCTATTCCGGTATGTATGATTGATGTACACAGTCTATAATATTAACATTTCCAGTGAGTTTTAAATTCTTGCATGTACATGTGAATAAAACTTCACTTTCTATAACCTGAAATAGCATTTGTTCCATGCCTTATGACGTATCTTTCACATCTTACTTTCCATTATGGGTCTACATGCTTCAAGCTTAGGGGAAATTCGCGTAGGGAGGTCTGTCACAGATTAGTATAAAGCTATTATTGGGCCTTAACGGTCAGCTTAAGCTTTTGGTTCAATTGGTTTCTTGACATCCATTAACTAGAGGAGGActtatttgttttgttttctaaACCTAGCTTGCTATGATAACTAATAATAGTAgtgcattttttacgttttacAACGCCTTATTTTAGAACAAAATATTATCTTATTCTAGTTGTTGAACTTGTAGGAGCCCAATCGTTTCATTCTTGTACGAACGTGGATGGCGTCAAAATTTTAGGCAAAGTGGCTTTCCTGGTCCTGATGAAGAGGTAACCCTTCCTTGGCTTGTCTAAATAATTGAGTATACTAAGATGTTTCGTATTTGATTTTCTATTGAAGTTTTAACTTCAATAGTGTGGAAAGAAAGTCTGTTGGAGTAGAATGCCATTTGCATCTGAGGAAATTAAAACAATATAAAGCGTATACTGTTCTTTCCTTATGTTGAAACTCTGTTGTAAGTAGCCTTCAACCTCATTTCATATGCTATAATAACTTGGTATATATTGTCATGAATGCAGTTCAAAATGGCTCAAGAGTATTTTAAACCAGCACAAGGTGGTCTGCTTGTAGATGTTAGCTGTGGCAGTGGATTGTTTTCCAGAAAATTTGCCAAATCTGGGACATATTCTAAAGTCATTGCCCTTGACTTTTCTGAAAACATGCTTCGCCAATGTTATGACTTCATTAAGCAAGACGATACTATCCCTAATAAGTAATCTTCATTTTCTAgtcttctttaaaaaaaattaagaatcaAAAATTTAAAGATCACTGATGGTTagaactaatttattatttcttctcaTTATCCAGGAACCTTGCTCTTGTTCGAGCAGATGTTTCAAGAATTCCCTTCCCATCAGGTTCAGTTGATGCTATTCATGCTGGTGCAGCCTTGCATTGCTGGCCATCTCCTTCAAATGCTGTAAGTTACCTTTATCCCTCTGTTTTGCAGCTGCATGTTTGGCATACACAGCCTCTCAGATATCCCTGAAAGATCCCAGTCAGCAAATCCTAGTatattttgaatatatataagTTAATGTCATCATTTCTCACAAAATCCTTGTCTAACAAAATGTGTCATTTTGATGTTATTGTCTTCATAATAGTTGGTCTTGCCCTTCGTGATATCCACACAGGAGAATCTTTTCCATTGtgcatatatattattataggaGTAGGTACGGTTTGTTGAGAAAACTTAGAAGAGATTACTGGTTTCCTCTATTCTGGGACTTTTTAAATGACCACCGATTTGAAAACGAGTTAAACGTTCTCTTCATGAGGACTAAGTTTGAATATCATCCATTCCCTGTTAATGTTTCTTCTATAGCAACTAGAAACTATAGTTCCCTTCTGTTTAGTCATTCAGACGAAATTTCAAAGTGAATTCAAGCTTTGAATAGCAGAGAATGTTTGTTACACCAAAATTAGAACCTGGAAATACAAGTTCATTAAGAAGTACTTGCTCTATGACTTTTGATACGAACAGAAATCATGGTCCAGAATGCAGATATGCAGACTGGAGCGAATAATAAGCTGAAGCAAATTAGTATGCAGAGATAACTGGCACAGAAGACTGCAAAGGAGAAATAGTTTAATGTTTGAGGACCTAATGGATGATATCTTCATCACAACTGAAACAGGAACTAAAAGGAAATTTTTACCATGTGACAAACTTTTATAGACGACACAGATTAGTTGGTCATGACCTTCAAAATTTCCTCTCAAATTTATGAGTCAAGCAGATATTGCATAGACGAGAGCAGCAAGTACCTAAATATTTAAGTGAAAAGTACCTGCAATGCAATTATTTGTTTCAGTCATGTTAGATAAACATAATGTTTCTCTGCATATTTTTGTCATGAAACAAACAAATAGTCAGCGGAAAACAGTTTCTGTAGGGGTTGGTTTTGAGAACAATAGATGTCAGTCAAGTTTTGCAGAGAGTAGATGCACATTGGCATTTGCCTAAAGATATATGTTGTTTTATTTGCATTTAGCATCTGAATTCAGTTATGATCTTGAATAGGTTTTCACAAAATTGATTATTTATATAGTTTAATTAATGGGATTCTCTACATTAGATTGCTGACATCAGCCGAGTTCTGCGAAGTGGTGGAGTCTTCGTCGGAACCACTTTTCTTCGACACAGTGAAGGCACTCCTTGGGTAGTGCGGCTTATCAGAGAGGTAATACTCCTTCCAATTGAAGAATTGTACATTGATGTTATAAAGATGGAATAATTggtattattaatttaataatgtgATGAAATGGCACTAAATGTTGCAGAGTGTGATGAGGACGTATAGCTATTACGTTAAGGAAGAGATAGAAGAGTTGTGCACATCTTGTGGTCTTATCAACTTCCAATGCCAAGTTAAGCAATCTTTCATCATGTTTTCCGCGGAGAAGCCCTGATTCTCTCTTGGGTTTATCATTATACATCAACTATCCatttggtttataatatatacatatacatcaACTGTATAGAGATACACATTTaaaatgtaataataataattactattattttagtttatttattttttttaagaaaacacACATCATTAATTTAAGAAGAAGACAGCAAATGCCGATTACATGCATCAAACATAACATGAGGGATGACATTCCCCATAACAAAATGGGAAAAAACTAGTTTTGCTAAAGCGTGAGTTATCCTATTCACACAGTAACTTTCACCTGGGCAATGACTGACCAATTGAATTTGGTTGATCATCATTAGATTTAAGTTTATGtgaatttaaattattatgATGCTTTTAATCTCAATATGCTTTTAATAAGTTTAAATCTAATGGTGATTGATCAATTGATCAGTCACTGACTAGGTGCATGGAGCTTATGAAGAAAGACTTTGAAAGTTAGAAATTACATTCCCCAACAAAGAGATATCTAGAGTAGACGACTGAACAACCAATTGACAATCTGAGAAAATTAACATCTGATGTAAAACCATTGAATTTTTCTCAAATTAAAGCTTCCCGTATAGCTCATGCTTCAGCTAAACTTGAAGTGCAATTGTCAAAAACTTCAGATTTAAAGCCAATCCTCTTTCGCCTGAT comes from Euphorbia lathyris chromosome 8, ddEupLath1.1, whole genome shotgun sequence and encodes:
- the LOC136202085 gene encoding uncharacterized methyltransferase At2g41040, chloroplastic-like, giving the protein MAMASSSLHPLQQQSFCPKFPRLSRNCPISPSRLRFSSLRFPSTIRASSAVAFQSDLNSQQSQTLEADPFACPVCYEPLIRKGPPGFNLSAIYRSGFMCKSCNKTYSSKDNYLDLTVTAGMKEYTEARPVRTELFRSPIVSFLYERGWRQNFRQSGFPGPDEEFKMAQEYFKPAQGGLLVDVSCGSGLFSRKFAKSGTYSKVIALDFSENMLRQCYDFIKQDDTIPNKNLALVRADVSRIPFPSGSVDAIHAGAALHCWPSPSNAIADISRVLRSGGVFVGTTFLRHSEGTPWVVRLIRESVMRTYSYYVKEEIEELCTSCGLINFQCQVKQSFIMFSAEKP